The Nocardia arthritidis genome has a window encoding:
- a CDS encoding carbohydrate-binding module family 14 protein — MKRTITAGLLAAGFLAAPAIAYAEPPIPWETTKPNAEAGCTDPGQRYAPGERFNEYWRCGRDGVAYLKNCDGGFLWDVRTDRCDWPQIAHPELFPPA; from the coding sequence ATGAAACGCACCATAACGGCGGGCCTGCTCGCCGCAGGCTTCCTAGCCGCGCCCGCAATCGCCTACGCGGAGCCGCCGATTCCGTGGGAGACCACAAAACCGAACGCGGAGGCGGGCTGCACCGATCCCGGCCAGCGCTACGCCCCCGGCGAGCGTTTCAACGAGTACTGGCGCTGCGGCCGCGACGGCGTCGCCTACTTGAAGAACTGCGACGGCGGATTCCTTTGGGACGTAAGGACCGATCGCTGCGATTGGCCCCAGATCGCGCATCCGGAACTGTTCCCGCCCGCCTGA
- a CDS encoding zinc-ribbon domain-containing protein produces the protein MLIWGWRRYVRTMAMITFVCGNCRNPSAHALRELVTKFTLFFIPLFPVSTKHELQCTFCGVQSKVPSQDVPNLMAQAHAQNMPQNGYSQPQPTGQNAPWPPQR, from the coding sequence ATGCTCATCTGGGGCTGGCGGCGCTACGTACGCACCATGGCCATGATCACTTTCGTCTGCGGCAACTGCCGCAACCCGTCCGCGCACGCGCTGCGCGAATTGGTCACCAAGTTCACGCTGTTCTTCATTCCGCTGTTCCCCGTGAGCACCAAACATGAACTGCAGTGCACATTTTGCGGAGTCCAGTCCAAGGTGCCCTCCCAGGACGTGCCGAACCTGATGGCTCAGGCCCACGCCCAGAATATGCCGCAGAACGGCTATTCTCAGCCGCAGCCGACCGGCCAGAACGCACCCTGGCCGCCGCAGCGGTAA
- a CDS encoding pyridoxamine 5'-phosphate oxidase family protein, producing the protein MPKPFTEAERQEFLAGKHIAVLSVAATDGRPPATVPIWYDYTPGGDIRINTGAERRKARLIREAGTVTVTVQREELPYQYVIVEGTVIDATTPSPREAREAIATRYLGPEKARAFVDSMDGTKSVLFTIRPDRWITQDYSGDL; encoded by the coding sequence ATGCCAAAACCGTTCACGGAGGCCGAACGTCAGGAATTCCTCGCGGGCAAACATATTGCCGTGCTGTCGGTCGCGGCGACCGACGGACGCCCGCCCGCGACCGTCCCGATCTGGTACGACTACACCCCCGGCGGTGACATCAGGATCAATACCGGCGCCGAGCGCCGCAAAGCGCGCCTCATCCGGGAGGCCGGCACGGTGACCGTCACCGTGCAGCGCGAAGAGCTGCCCTACCAGTACGTCATCGTCGAAGGCACCGTCATCGACGCGACCACCCCGTCCCCGCGAGAAGCCCGAGAGGCGATCGCCACCCGCTACCTCGGCCCGGAAAAAGCACGCGCCTTCGTCGACAGCATGGACGGCACCAAATCCGTTCTGTTCACCATCCGCCCTGACCGCTGGATCACCCAGGACTACTCGGGCGACCTCTGA
- a CDS encoding nitroreductase family deazaflavin-dependent oxidoreductase → MTAHADASSIFPAWVDRLQLKYMNPVVRRVGPYLPTFAVIEHRGRKSGKQYSTPVNVLRFDGKLAVVLGHGITDWVRNVRAAGEARVRYSGRTWHATNPRIIERGTGGAELPAIARMMGKRFGVFVVDIERS, encoded by the coding sequence ATGACAGCTCACGCGGACGCTTCGTCGATCTTTCCCGCCTGGGTCGATCGGCTACAGCTGAAGTATATGAATCCGGTGGTGCGGCGGGTCGGGCCGTATTTGCCGACGTTCGCGGTGATCGAGCATCGAGGGCGGAAATCGGGCAAACAGTATTCGACTCCGGTGAACGTGCTCAGGTTCGACGGGAAGCTGGCGGTGGTGCTCGGACATGGAATCACCGACTGGGTGCGGAATGTACGCGCGGCGGGGGAGGCTCGGGTGCGCTACTCCGGCCGCACCTGGCATGCGACGAATCCGCGGATTATCGAGCGCGGCACGGGCGGTGCGGAGCTCCCGGCCATCGCGCGAATGATGGGGAAACGATTCGGCGTCTTTGTGGTCGACATCGAGCGGAGCTGA
- a CDS encoding alpha/beta fold hydrolase — protein sequence MITGGEKLQGSGPLVAPEPGLGRHYTVDGRSLFLERSGSGGPAVVFLPGAGGVGLDWLNIHRRVAQWTTSVLYDRGGTGWSDRLELPRTATEVATELRDLLRVAGIPGPYVLVGHSLGGVYVRRFGQLFPDEVAGVLAADVVGEEWDAHMPDKLKIRPAPVPGRMQLRLQGLFIRLLLRKQLADWPIRIRRALLAGHASLEWNLIAARERADMTTVIDEIRCGADAPDVPTIVLAALGTDLGMRLYYGRSGLRELTAAKQRVYQAMADSVPRGEYRAVTHASHGTLQTDAADEIMQAIRDLLDRAAR from the coding sequence ATGATTACTGGCGGGGAGAAGTTGCAGGGTTCCGGTCCATTGGTCGCACCGGAACCAGGGCTCGGTCGGCATTACACGGTCGACGGTCGCAGTCTGTTCTTGGAACGCTCGGGTAGCGGCGGACCGGCGGTGGTTTTCCTGCCGGGCGCGGGCGGAGTCGGCTTGGACTGGTTGAACATTCACCGCCGGGTGGCGCAGTGGACGACATCGGTACTGTACGACCGGGGCGGCACCGGATGGAGCGACCGGCTCGAATTACCGAGAACCGCAACGGAAGTCGCGACCGAATTGCGAGATCTGCTGCGAGTGGCCGGAATTCCCGGACCCTATGTGCTGGTAGGGCATTCGCTAGGCGGCGTCTACGTTCGTCGATTCGGGCAGCTGTTTCCGGACGAGGTGGCCGGTGTGCTGGCGGCCGATGTGGTAGGCGAAGAGTGGGATGCCCACATGCCGGACAAGCTGAAGATTCGCCCGGCGCCCGTTCCCGGCCGGATGCAACTACGGCTGCAGGGGCTGTTCATCCGGCTGCTGCTCCGAAAGCAGCTCGCCGACTGGCCCATTCGAATAAGACGAGCGTTGCTCGCCGGGCACGCGAGCCTCGAATGGAATCTGATCGCCGCCCGAGAGCGCGCCGACATGACCACGGTGATCGACGAAATACGCTGCGGTGCGGACGCTCCCGATGTGCCGACAATCGTGCTCGCCGCACTCGGCACGGATCTCGGCATGCGGTTGTACTACGGGCGATCGGGTCTGCGCGAGCTCACCGCGGCGAAACAGCGGGTCTATCAGGCCATGGCGGATTCGGTACCCCGAGGCGAGTACCGGGCGGTCACCCACGCCAGCCACGGCACCTTGCAGACCGACGCCGCGGACGAGATCATGCAAGCCATCCGAGACCTGCTCGATCGTGCCGCCCGCTGA
- the dnaJ gene encoding molecular chaperone DnaJ, protein MARDYYGLLGVSKNATDQELKRAYRKLARELHPDVNPDEAAQARFKEVSTAYEVLTDPEKRRIVDMGGDPLESGAGAGGFTGAGFGGLGDVFEAFFGGMSGGGGGQRKPRGRVQPGADSLIRTRLSLAECAVGVTKHLTVDTAILCDVCQGAGTNGNSKPVRCETCGGAGEVQSVQRSFLGQVLTSRPCPTCRGAGETIPDPCHKCGGDGRVRARREIAAPIPAGVANGMRVRLAAQGEVGPGGGHAGDLYVEIVEQPHDVFVRDGDDLHCTVRVPMVDAALGTTVVIDTILDGPTELTIAPGTQPGEVSVLRGHGMPRLRSGARGDLLAHLDIVIPTKLDGKQTELLRKYKGLRERERAEVMSAQSEHNSGLFARLRASFSGR, encoded by the coding sequence GTGGCACGGGACTACTACGGACTGCTCGGCGTTTCCAAAAACGCGACCGACCAGGAACTCAAGCGCGCGTACCGCAAGCTGGCACGGGAGCTCCACCCCGACGTGAATCCGGACGAGGCGGCGCAGGCCCGCTTCAAGGAGGTGTCCACCGCCTACGAGGTGCTCACCGATCCGGAGAAGCGGCGCATCGTCGACATGGGTGGGGATCCGCTGGAATCCGGCGCGGGCGCGGGCGGTTTCACCGGTGCCGGCTTCGGCGGCCTCGGCGATGTTTTCGAGGCGTTCTTCGGCGGCATGAGCGGGGGCGGCGGTGGCCAGCGCAAGCCGCGCGGCCGGGTGCAGCCCGGCGCCGACTCGCTGATCCGCACCCGGTTGAGCCTGGCCGAATGCGCGGTCGGCGTCACCAAACACCTCACCGTCGACACCGCGATCCTCTGCGATGTGTGTCAGGGCGCGGGCACCAACGGCAATTCGAAGCCGGTGCGCTGCGAAACCTGCGGCGGCGCAGGCGAAGTGCAGTCGGTGCAGCGGTCCTTCCTGGGCCAGGTGCTCACCTCGCGGCCGTGTCCGACCTGTCGCGGCGCGGGGGAGACCATCCCGGATCCCTGCCACAAGTGCGGCGGCGACGGTCGGGTGCGAGCGCGCCGGGAGATCGCCGCGCCGATTCCGGCCGGTGTCGCGAACGGTATGCGGGTGCGGCTGGCCGCGCAGGGCGAGGTCGGCCCCGGCGGCGGCCACGCGGGCGACCTGTACGTGGAGATCGTCGAGCAGCCGCACGACGTATTCGTCCGCGACGGCGACGATCTGCACTGCACCGTGCGCGTCCCGATGGTGGACGCCGCGCTCGGCACCACCGTGGTGATCGACACCATCCTGGACGGGCCCACCGAACTGACCATCGCGCCGGGCACCCAGCCGGGCGAGGTCTCGGTGCTACGTGGCCACGGCATGCCGCGGCTGCGTTCCGGTGCGCGCGGAGATCTGTTGGCGCACTTGGACATCGTGATCCCGACTAAACTCGACGGCAAGCAGACCGAACTGCTGCGCAAGTACAAGGGCCTGCGTGAGCGGGAGCGGGCCGAGGTGATGTCGGCGCAGTCCGAACACAACAGCGGGCTGTTCGCGCGGCTGCGCGCCTCGTTCAGCGGGCGCTGA
- a CDS encoding 16S rRNA (uracil(1498)-N(3))-methyltransferase — translation MAATVFYLDEIPAVGSVAVLDGPEGRHAATVRRIRVGEPITLSDGRGLLATSEVVATAKDRLDLRVLDRVVAQPVSPSVTVVQALPKSDRSELAVELMTEAGADRIVPWQASRCISNWESKARKGVEKWRLAARSAARQSRRAYIPDVLDLHATRDVIAMVRDVVGRGGIAVALHESGAARFTELPFDKVAEILLIVGPEGGLDDSELDAFTEPGASVTLLGPTVLRTSTAAAVALGALGALTPRW, via the coding sequence TTGGCCGCCACGGTTTTCTACCTCGACGAGATACCCGCCGTAGGTTCGGTCGCTGTCCTGGACGGACCCGAGGGGCGGCACGCGGCGACCGTGCGGCGGATCCGGGTCGGCGAGCCGATCACGCTGTCCGACGGCCGCGGCCTGCTCGCCACATCGGAGGTGGTGGCGACGGCCAAGGACCGGCTCGACCTGCGGGTGCTGGATCGGGTTGTCGCACAACCGGTTTCGCCGTCGGTGACGGTGGTGCAGGCGCTGCCGAAATCCGATCGGTCGGAGCTGGCCGTCGAATTGATGACCGAGGCGGGGGCCGACCGGATCGTGCCGTGGCAGGCGTCGCGGTGCATATCGAACTGGGAGAGCAAGGCGCGCAAGGGCGTCGAGAAGTGGCGGCTCGCCGCGCGCTCGGCCGCTCGGCAGTCGCGGCGCGCATACATACCCGATGTACTCGACCTGCACGCCACCCGGGACGTTATCGCGATGGTTCGTGACGTGGTCGGCCGCGGCGGAATCGCGGTGGCGCTGCACGAATCCGGCGCGGCGAGGTTCACCGAGCTGCCGTTCGACAAGGTCGCCGAGATCCTGCTCATCGTGGGTCCCGAAGGGGGACTGGATGATTCGGAACTTGACGCGTTCACCGAGCCGGGCGCTTCGGTAACCCTTTTGGGCCCAACGGTTTTGCGGACGTCGACGGCCGCCGCGGTGGCACTCGGGGCATTGGGTGCGCTGACGCCGCGCTGGTGA